A window of the Bacillus andreraoultii genome harbors these coding sequences:
- a CDS encoding acyl-CoA dehydrogenase family protein, with the protein MNFQFDEEILLLKASVRDFIQNEVESVAMRIEEEDQIPQNIFEMSKQLGLFGLSIPEKYGGLGIGMVGKCAIYEEIGQTHNGYTTLIGAHTGIGTVGIVEFGSEEQKKKYLPAMARGEKIGAFALTEPNAGSNAANLKTSAIKKGDKYILNGTKHYITNATEADIFTVMAVTDPTRGARGITAFIVEKDFPGFQIGAVERKMGLKGSHSAEIILEDCEVPVENVLGQEGQGYINALKILTNGRAGLAARNLGSSQKLLDMAITYALERTQFDVPIIEHQAVAHMLAEMAVEIEALRSFTYRVAWMVDQGQNVIKEAAMLKLYGSEVYNRVADKALQVHGGLGYIADYPIERYYRDARITRIYEGTSEIQKNIIAKQLVKEFS; encoded by the coding sequence ATGAACTTTCAATTTGATGAAGAAATATTGCTCCTAAAAGCGAGTGTCCGTGACTTTATTCAAAATGAAGTTGAATCCGTTGCCATGCGAATTGAAGAGGAGGACCAAATTCCTCAAAACATATTTGAAATGTCAAAACAGCTAGGGCTTTTTGGTTTAAGTATCCCTGAAAAATATGGTGGCCTCGGAATTGGGATGGTTGGGAAATGCGCCATTTATGAAGAGATTGGTCAGACTCATAACGGATACACAACATTAATTGGTGCTCATACAGGGATAGGGACAGTTGGAATTGTTGAATTTGGAAGTGAAGAACAAAAGAAAAAATATTTGCCTGCAATGGCTCGTGGTGAGAAAATTGGTGCTTTTGCATTAACGGAACCGAATGCAGGGTCAAATGCAGCGAATTTAAAAACATCGGCGATTAAAAAAGGTGATAAATATATTTTGAATGGGACAAAACATTATATTACAAATGCAACAGAAGCGGATATTTTCACAGTAATGGCTGTGACCGACCCAACAAGAGGTGCACGAGGGATTACCGCATTCATCGTAGAAAAAGATTTTCCAGGATTCCAAATTGGCGCCGTAGAAAGAAAAATGGGTTTAAAAGGTTCCCATTCAGCAGAAATAATCTTAGAAGACTGTGAAGTACCAGTGGAAAACGTACTTGGTCAAGAAGGGCAAGGCTATATTAATGCTTTAAAAATATTAACGAATGGTCGTGCTGGTTTAGCGGCAAGAAATTTAGGTAGCAGTCAAAAATTATTAGATATGGCAATAACTTATGCACTAGAACGGACACAATTCGACGTTCCTATTATTGAACATCAGGCAGTCGCCCATATGCTTGCAGAAATGGCTGTAGAAATTGAAGCATTACGTTCATTTACTTACCGAGTGGCATGGATGGTCGATCAAGGTCAAAATGTGATTAAAGAAGCGGCCATGTTAAAGCTCTATGGTTCCGAAGTATATAATCGTGTAGCGGATAAAGCATTACAAGTTCATGGTGGATTAGGTTATATTGCAGATTATCCAATTGAAAGATATTACCGTGATGCACGGATTACAAGAATATATGAAGGAACGTCTGAAATTCAAAAAAATATTATTGCTAAACAGTTAGTAAAAGAATTTAGTTAG